A genome region from Stenotrophomonas maltophilia includes the following:
- a CDS encoding efflux RND transporter permease subunit — translation MGFSTIFIRRPIATSLLMAGLLLLGILGYRKLPVSALPEIDAPSLVVTTQYPGANATTMASLVTTPLERQFGQISGLELMTSDSSAGLSTIILQFSMDRDIDIAAQDVQAAIRQATLPSSLPYQPVYNRVNPADAAIVTLKLTSDTRPLRDVNNYADSILAQRLSQVQGVGLVSIAGNVRPAVRIQVNPAQLSNMGLTLEQLRSALTQANVNAPKGSLNGKTQSYSIGTNDQLASAAEYRDTIISYKNGRPVRLSDVAEVVDGVENDQLAAWADGKPAVLLEVRRQPGANIVQTVERIRAILPQLQGVLPADVHLEIFNDRTETIRASVHEVQFTLILTIGLVVAVIFVFLRRLWATIIPSVAVPLSLAGTFAVMAFAGMSLDNLSLMALVVATGFVVDDAIVMIENIVRYIEQGKSGKEAAEIGARQIGFTVLSLTVSLVAVFLPLLLMPGVTGRLFHEFAWVLSIAVVLSMLISLTLTPMMCAYLLKPDALPEGEDAHERAAAAGKQNLWTRTVGLYERSLDWVLDHQRATLAVAGGALVLTVLLYVLIPKGLLPEQDTGLITGVVQADQNIAFPQMEQRTRQVAEALRQDPDVTGVSAFIGAGSMNPTLNQGQLSIVLKERSQRDGLEEILPRLQKAVAGIPGVALYLKPVQDVTLDTRVAATEYQYSLSDVDSAEVAKQATRLTEALRKRPELADVDNNLSNQGRALELNIDRDKASVLGVPMQTIDDTLYDAFGQRQISTIFTELNQYRVVLEVAPEFRTSTALMEQLAVASNGAGALTGTNATSFGQVTSSNSSTATGIGAQNTGITVGAGNIIPLSALAEGKVSSAPLVVSHQQQLPAVTVSFNVAPGYSLSEAVRAIQETKDSLDMPTHLHAEFIGKAAEFTGSQTDVVWLLLASLVVIYIVLGVLYESYIHPITIISTLPPAGVGALLALMLCGLSLSVDGIVGIVLLIGIVKKNGIMMVDFAIEARRAGANAHEAIRRACLLRFRPIMMTTAAAMLGALPLALGTGIGSELRRPLGIAIVGGLLLSQLVTLYTTPVIYLYMERFSEWLARRREQRALRNGSLQEPQA, via the coding sequence GTGGGCTTTTCGACGATCTTCATCCGCCGCCCGATCGCTACCTCGCTGTTGATGGCGGGCCTGTTGCTGCTGGGCATCCTCGGTTACCGCAAGCTGCCGGTGTCGGCGCTGCCGGAAATCGATGCGCCCAGCCTGGTGGTCACCACCCAGTACCCCGGCGCCAACGCCACCACCATGGCCTCGCTGGTCACCACGCCACTGGAGCGCCAGTTCGGACAGATCTCCGGGCTGGAACTGATGACGTCGGACTCGTCGGCCGGGTTGTCGACGATCATCCTGCAGTTCTCGATGGACCGCGACATCGACATCGCCGCGCAGGACGTGCAGGCGGCGATCCGCCAGGCCACCCTGCCCTCGTCGCTGCCCTACCAGCCGGTCTACAACCGGGTGAATCCGGCCGACGCGGCCATCGTCACCCTGAAGCTGACCTCCGACACGCGCCCGCTGCGTGACGTCAACAATTACGCCGACTCGATCCTGGCCCAGCGCCTGTCGCAGGTGCAGGGCGTGGGCCTGGTCTCGATTGCCGGCAACGTACGCCCGGCCGTGCGCATCCAGGTCAATCCGGCGCAGCTGTCGAACATGGGCCTGACCCTGGAGCAGCTGCGCAGCGCGCTCACCCAGGCCAACGTCAATGCGCCGAAGGGCTCGTTGAACGGCAAGACCCAGTCCTACAGCATCGGCACCAACGACCAGCTGGCCAGCGCTGCCGAGTACCGCGACACCATCATCAGCTACAAGAACGGCCGCCCGGTGCGGTTGTCCGACGTGGCCGAGGTGGTCGATGGCGTGGAGAACGACCAGCTGGCGGCCTGGGCCGATGGCAAGCCGGCGGTGCTGCTGGAAGTGCGCCGGCAGCCGGGCGCCAACATCGTGCAGACCGTCGAGCGCATCCGCGCGATCCTGCCGCAGCTGCAGGGCGTGCTGCCGGCCGACGTGCACCTGGAGATCTTCAACGACCGCACCGAGACCATCCGCGCCTCGGTGCATGAAGTGCAGTTCACCCTGATCCTCACCATCGGCCTGGTGGTGGCGGTGATCTTCGTGTTCCTGCGCCGGCTGTGGGCCACGATCATTCCCTCGGTGGCAGTACCGCTGTCGCTGGCCGGCACCTTCGCGGTGATGGCCTTCGCCGGCATGTCGCTGGACAACCTCTCGCTGATGGCGCTGGTGGTGGCCACCGGCTTCGTGGTCGACGATGCGATCGTGATGATCGAGAACATCGTGCGTTACATCGAGCAGGGCAAGAGTGGCAAGGAAGCGGCCGAGATCGGCGCGCGCCAGATCGGCTTCACCGTGCTGTCGCTGACCGTGTCGCTGGTGGCGGTGTTCCTGCCGCTGCTGCTGATGCCCGGTGTCACCGGTCGCCTGTTCCACGAGTTTGCCTGGGTGCTGAGCATCGCCGTGGTGCTGTCGATGCTGATCTCGCTGACGCTCACCCCGATGATGTGCGCCTACCTGCTCAAGCCCGACGCGCTGCCCGAGGGCGAAGACGCGCACGAGCGCGCAGCGGCGGCCGGCAAGCAGAACCTGTGGACGCGCACCGTGGGCCTGTACGAGCGCAGCCTGGACTGGGTGCTGGACCACCAGCGCGCCACCCTGGCCGTGGCCGGCGGCGCGCTGGTGCTGACCGTACTGCTGTATGTGCTGATTCCCAAGGGTCTGCTGCCCGAACAGGACACCGGCCTGATCACCGGCGTGGTGCAGGCCGACCAGAACATCGCCTTCCCACAGATGGAACAGCGCACCAGGCAGGTGGCCGAAGCGCTGCGCCAGGACCCGGACGTGACCGGCGTATCGGCCTTCATCGGCGCGGGCAGCATGAACCCCACGCTCAACCAGGGCCAGCTGTCGATCGTGCTGAAGGAGCGCAGCCAGCGCGATGGCCTGGAGGAGATCCTGCCGCGCCTGCAGAAGGCAGTGGCCGGCATTCCGGGCGTGGCCCTGTACCTCAAGCCGGTGCAGGACGTGACCCTGGATACCCGCGTGGCCGCCACCGAGTACCAGTACTCGCTGTCGGACGTGGACAGCGCCGAAGTGGCCAAGCAGGCCACGCGCCTGACCGAGGCGCTGCGCAAGCGCCCGGAGCTTGCCGACGTCGACAACAACCTGTCCAACCAGGGCCGTGCGCTTGAGCTGAACATCGACCGCGACAAGGCAAGCGTGCTGGGCGTGCCGATGCAGACCATCGATGACACGCTCTACGATGCGTTTGGACAGCGCCAGATCTCGACCATCTTCACCGAGCTCAACCAGTACCGCGTGGTGCTGGAAGTGGCACCGGAGTTCCGCACCAGTACCGCACTGATGGAACAGCTGGCCGTCGCCTCCAACGGCGCCGGCGCGCTGACCGGTACCAACGCCACCAGTTTCGGCCAGGTCACCTCGTCCAACTCGTCCACCGCCACCGGCATCGGCGCGCAGAACACCGGCATCACCGTCGGTGCCGGCAACATCATCCCGCTGTCGGCGCTGGCCGAAGGCAAGGTGAGCAGCGCGCCGCTGGTTGTCAGCCACCAGCAGCAGCTGCCGGCGGTGACGGTCTCGTTCAACGTGGCGCCGGGGTATTCGCTGTCCGAAGCGGTGCGTGCAATCCAGGAGACCAAGGACAGCCTGGACATGCCGACCCACCTGCATGCCGAGTTCATCGGCAAGGCCGCCGAATTCACCGGCAGCCAGACCGATGTGGTGTGGCTGCTGCTGGCCTCGCTGGTAGTGATCTACATCGTGCTGGGCGTGCTCTACGAGAGCTACATCCACCCGATCACGATCATCTCCACGCTGCCACCGGCCGGTGTCGGCGCGCTGCTGGCGCTGATGCTGTGCGGGCTGAGCCTGTCGGTGGACGGCATCGTCGGCATCGTGCTGCTGATCGGCATCGTCAAGAAGAACGGCATCATGATGGTGGACTTCGCCATCGAGGCGCGACGCGCCGGAGCCAACGCGCACGAGGCGATCCGCCGTGCCTGCCTGCTGCGCTTCCGCCCGATCATGATGACCACCGCTGCGGCCATGCTCGGTGCGCTGCCGCTGGCGCTGGGCACCGGCATCGGCTCGGAACTGCGCCGCCCGCTCGGCATCGCCATCGTCGGCGGCCTGCTGCTGTCCCAGCTGGTCACGCTGTACACCACGCCGGTGATCTACCTGTACATGGAGCGCTTCTCCGAATGGCTTGCCCGCCGCCGCGAACAGCGCGCGCTGCGCAACGGTTCGCTGCAGGAGCCGCAGGCATGA
- a CDS encoding efflux RND transporter permease subunit — protein MNLSGPFIRRPIGTALLAIGLFMVGLICYLRLGVSALPNIEIPVIFVHASQSGADAATMASTVTAPLERHLGQLPGIDRMRSSSSEGSSLVFMIFQSGHNIDSAALDVQTAINSAQADLPSGMGSPMYQKANPNDDPVIAIALTSQTQSADELYNVADSLLAQRIRQITGVASVDIAGASTPAVRVDVNLRLMNALGLTADDLRNAVRAANVTSPTGFLSDGNTTTAIIANDSVARAADFADLVVKTQGDGRVIRLKDVANVYDGQQDAYQAAWFDHKPAVVMYVFTRAGANIVETVDRVKAQIPTLRDYLQPGTTMTPYFDRTPTIRSSLHEVQITLLISLAMVVLTMALFLRRLAPTLIAAVTVPLSLAGAALVMYVMGFTLNNLSLLALVIAIGFVVDDAIVVIENIMRHLDEGMPRMQAALTGAREIGFTIVSITASLVAVFIPLLFASGMMGAFFREFTVTLVAAIVVSMIVSLTLTPALCSRFLSAHDHAAPPSRFGRWLDAGHERMLRVYTVFLDFSLRHALLLSLTPLILIGATVFLFGAVKKGAFPPQDTGLIWGRANSSATVSFEDMVARQRRITDMLMADPAVKTVGVRLGSGRQGSSAQFNIELKSRSDGRRETTAHALARLSAKADRYPDLQLRLRAIQDLPSNDGGGSSQGAQYRISLQGNDLASLQEWLPKLQAELKKNPKLRDVGTDVDNAGLRQNIEIDRAKAARLGITVGAIDGALYGAFGQRQISTIYSDINQYSVVVNALPSQTATPAALDEVYVRARNGDMVPITAVATQVPGLAPSQITHENQYTTMDLSYNLAPDVSMGEAKAIIDATVAGMRMPGDIRLADDAGFGFNSDPSDMLILVFAAILTVYLVLGMLYESLIHPVTILSTLPAAGVGALLALFGTNTELSVISMIALVLLIGIVKKNAIMMIDFALVAQREHGLAPRDAAREASIVRFRPIMMTTMVAILAAVPLAIGLGEGSELRRPLGIAMIGGLLFSQSLTLLSTPALYVIFSCLAERWRARRARKREAKLLKRAQRA, from the coding sequence ATGAACCTGTCCGGCCCCTTCATCCGCCGCCCGATCGGCACCGCGCTGCTGGCCATCGGCCTGTTCATGGTCGGCCTGATCTGCTACCTGCGCCTGGGCGTGTCGGCGCTGCCGAACATCGAGATCCCGGTGATCTTCGTGCACGCCAGCCAGTCCGGCGCCGATGCGGCGACCATGGCCTCCACGGTCACCGCGCCGCTGGAACGCCACCTTGGCCAGCTGCCGGGCATCGACCGCATGCGCTCGTCGAGCTCGGAAGGCAGCTCGCTGGTGTTCATGATCTTCCAGAGCGGCCACAACATCGATTCGGCCGCGCTGGACGTACAGACCGCGATCAACTCGGCACAGGCCGACCTGCCCTCGGGCATGGGCTCGCCGATGTACCAGAAGGCGAACCCGAACGACGACCCGGTGATTGCGATCGCGCTGACCTCGCAGACGCAGTCGGCCGACGAGCTGTACAACGTGGCCGATTCGCTGCTGGCGCAGCGCATCCGCCAGATCACCGGCGTTGCTTCGGTCGACATCGCCGGTGCCTCGACGCCAGCGGTACGCGTGGACGTCAACCTGCGCCTGATGAACGCGCTGGGCCTGACCGCCGATGACCTGCGCAACGCCGTGCGCGCGGCCAACGTGACCTCGCCCACCGGCTTCCTCAGCGATGGCAACACCACCACCGCGATCATTGCCAACGACTCGGTGGCGCGCGCCGCCGACTTCGCCGACCTGGTGGTCAAGACGCAGGGCGATGGCCGGGTGATCCGTCTCAAGGACGTCGCCAATGTCTACGACGGCCAGCAGGACGCCTACCAGGCCGCGTGGTTCGACCACAAACCGGCGGTGGTGATGTACGTGTTCACCCGTGCCGGCGCCAACATCGTGGAGACCGTGGACCGGGTCAAGGCACAGATCCCGACCCTGCGCGACTACCTGCAGCCGGGCACCACGATGACGCCGTACTTCGACCGTACGCCGACCATCCGTTCGTCGCTGCATGAAGTGCAGATCACCCTGCTGATCAGCCTGGCGATGGTGGTGCTGACCATGGCGCTGTTCCTGCGCCGGCTGGCACCGACGCTGATCGCCGCGGTGACCGTGCCGCTGTCGCTGGCCGGTGCCGCGCTGGTGATGTACGTGATGGGCTTCACCCTGAACAACCTGAGCCTGCTGGCGCTGGTGATCGCGATCGGCTTCGTTGTCGACGACGCAATCGTGGTGATCGAGAACATCATGCGCCACCTCGACGAGGGCATGCCGCGCATGCAGGCGGCGCTGACCGGTGCACGCGAGATCGGCTTCACCATCGTCTCGATCACCGCCTCTCTGGTGGCGGTATTCATCCCGCTGCTGTTCGCCAGCGGCATGATGGGCGCGTTCTTCCGCGAGTTCACCGTCACCCTGGTGGCGGCGATCGTGGTTTCGATGATCGTCTCGCTTACGCTCACCCCGGCGCTGTGCAGCCGCTTCCTCAGCGCCCACGATCACGCTGCGCCGCCGTCGCGCTTCGGCCGCTGGCTCGATGCCGGCCACGAACGCATGCTACGCGTCTACACCGTGTTCCTCGACTTCTCGCTGCGCCACGCGCTGCTGCTGTCGCTGACCCCGCTGATCCTGATCGGCGCCACCGTCTTCCTGTTCGGCGCGGTGAAGAAGGGCGCGTTCCCGCCGCAGGACACCGGCCTGATCTGGGGCCGTGCCAACTCCAGTGCCACCGTGTCCTTCGAGGACATGGTGGCCCGCCAGCGCCGCATCACCGACATGCTGATGGCCGACCCCGCGGTGAAGACCGTGGGCGTGCGCCTGGGCAGTGGCCGCCAGGGCTCCAGCGCACAGTTCAACATCGAGCTGAAGTCGCGCAGCGACGGCCGCCGCGAAACCACCGCGCATGCGCTGGCACGGTTGAGCGCCAAGGCCGACCGTTACCCCGACCTGCAGCTGCGCCTGCGCGCGATCCAGGATCTTCCCAGCAACGATGGCGGCGGTTCCAGCCAGGGCGCGCAGTACCGCATCTCGCTGCAGGGCAACGACCTGGCATCGCTTCAGGAATGGCTGCCAAAGCTGCAGGCGGAATTGAAGAAGAACCCGAAGCTGCGCGACGTCGGCACCGACGTGGACAACGCCGGCCTGCGCCAGAACATCGAGATCGACCGCGCCAAGGCCGCGCGCCTGGGCATCACCGTCGGCGCCATCGATGGCGCGCTGTACGGTGCGTTCGGCCAGCGCCAGATCTCCACCATCTACTCCGACATCAACCAGTACAGCGTGGTGGTCAACGCCCTGCCCTCGCAGACGGCCACACCGGCGGCGCTGGACGAGGTGTACGTGCGTGCGCGCAACGGCGACATGGTGCCGATCACCGCGGTGGCGACCCAGGTACCGGGGCTGGCGCCGTCGCAGATCACCCATGAAAACCAGTACACGACGATGGACCTGAGCTACAACCTGGCGCCGGACGTGAGCATGGGGGAGGCCAAGGCGATCATCGATGCCACGGTGGCCGGCATGCGCATGCCCGGCGACATCCGCCTGGCCGATGACGCCGGTTTCGGCTTCAACTCCGACCCCAGCGACATGCTGATCCTGGTGTTTGCCGCGATCCTGACCGTGTACCTGGTGCTGGGCATGCTCTACGAGAGCCTGATCCACCCGGTCACCATCCTGTCCACGCTGCCGGCGGCGGGCGTGGGTGCGCTGCTGGCGTTGTTCGGCACCAACACCGAGTTGTCGGTGATCTCGATGATCGCGCTGGTGCTGCTGATCGGCATCGTCAAGAAGAACGCGATCATGATGATCGACTTCGCGCTGGTGGCGCAGCGCGAGCATGGGCTGGCGCCGCGCGATGCCGCGCGCGAGGCCAGCATCGTGCGCTTCCGCCCGATCATGATGACCACGATGGTGGCGATCCTGGCGGCGGTGCCGCTGGCGATCGGCCTGGGCGAAGGGTCCGAGCTGCGGCGTCCGCTGGGCATCGCGATGATCGGCGGCCTGCTGTTCTCGCAGAGCCTGACCCTGCTCAGCACGCCGGCGCTGTACGTGATCTTCTCCTGCCTGGCCGAACGCTGGCGGGCACGTCGTGCACGCAAGCGCGAAGCGAAGCTGCTCAAGCGCGCGCAGCGGGCGTAG
- a CDS encoding SDR family NAD(P)-dependent oxidoreductase, whose product MKIELAGRTALVTASTAGIGLAIAQGLAAAGARVILNGRSTDSVERARQRVLAAVPGAEVTGVAADLSDAAGVDTLLAGLPKVDILVNNAGIFGPEDFFETEDATWERYWQTNVMSGVRLSRALLPAMVDAGWGRVLFISSESARNIPADMIHYGVSKTAQLSLSRGLAKRVAGSGVTVNAVLPGPTLSDGFAAMFEDERQRSGKPLEQIGREFVMAHRPSSVIQRTATVEEVANMVVYLASSQASATSGAALRVDGGVVDDIV is encoded by the coding sequence ATGAAGATCGAACTCGCCGGCCGCACCGCGCTGGTCACCGCATCCACCGCCGGCATCGGCCTGGCGATCGCCCAGGGTCTTGCCGCAGCGGGTGCGCGGGTCATTCTCAATGGCCGCAGCACCGACAGCGTCGAACGCGCCCGCCAGCGCGTGCTCGCCGCCGTTCCGGGTGCCGAGGTGACCGGCGTCGCCGCCGACCTCTCCGATGCAGCCGGCGTCGATACCCTGCTGGCCGGCCTGCCCAAGGTCGACATCCTGGTCAACAACGCCGGCATCTTCGGCCCCGAGGACTTCTTCGAGACCGAAGACGCCACCTGGGAGCGCTACTGGCAGACCAACGTGATGTCCGGCGTGCGCCTGTCGCGGGCGCTGCTGCCGGCGATGGTCGACGCCGGCTGGGGCCGCGTGCTGTTCATCTCCTCCGAATCGGCACGCAACATTCCCGCCGACATGATCCATTACGGGGTCAGCAAGACCGCGCAGCTGTCGCTGTCGCGCGGCCTGGCCAAGCGCGTGGCCGGCAGTGGTGTCACCGTCAATGCGGTGCTGCCCGGCCCGACCCTGTCCGATGGCTTCGCGGCAATGTTCGAAGATGAACGCCAGCGCAGTGGCAAGCCGCTGGAGCAGATCGGCCGCGAATTCGTCATGGCACACCGGCCGTCTTCGGTGATCCAGCGCACTGCCACGGTCGAGGAAGTGGCCAACATGGTGGTGTACCTGGCGTCCTCGCAGGCTTCGGCCACATCCGGTGCGGCACTGCGCGTGGATGGCGGCGTGGTCGACGATATCGTCTGA
- the yccS gene encoding YccS family putative transporter, translating to MSARQSRLSRLWAHEKASYGLRVFIALTAALAVCWHLDALTALPGVFLGIIASAIAETDDNWWGRTKAVLLSLLCFCIAAASVIWLFPWPWIFIGALALSTFCLTLLGALGERYASIAQATVTLAIYTMIGLEQHGATDLHSALDAVSHLLAGAVWYGLLSILWTTLFANRPVRERVARLYIELGRYLQLKAALFEPVREADLQRRQLDLAEQNRRVVGALNEAKTAILARFGRSGRPGVNSGLYLRLYYMAQDFHERASSSHYPYGALVDAFFHSDVLYRCQRLLDLQGQACARLGEAIRLRRPFVYGESNQQAGRDLADALAYLRDQQRPQWQRLLGSLDLLVHNLRSIERRLLDAERSEASLDNVDTRLRDSNPHTLREMGVRLRQQLTPGSVLFRHGLRMALALIAGFAAIRLFNAQNGSWVLLTIVFVCRPNFGATRQRLAQRIVGTVAGLVLTWALLQLFPQLHVQLLIALLSALLFFFTRTDRYLVASAAITVMALTCFNLIGDGFVLIVPRMVDTLLGCAIAAAAAFLILPDWQGRQLHRVLARVLDTAARYLDSVLGQYRSGMRDDLAYRIARRDMHNADAALSTALSNMLREPGHVRRNLDAGFHFLALSNTLLGHLSALGAHRDQVDSYASDPLALAAGDRVRKALQQLATALAARQPVAEDDNDADRAVAAELEQIDEAMPPKLQLIRTQMALVLRLLPKVRAAANEAVRTLT from the coding sequence ATGTCCGCCCGCCAATCCCGCCTCAGCCGCTTGTGGGCCCACGAGAAGGCCAGTTATGGCCTGCGGGTGTTCATCGCCCTGACGGCGGCGCTTGCCGTGTGCTGGCATCTGGACGCGCTCACGGCGCTGCCCGGCGTGTTCCTCGGCATCATCGCCAGTGCCATCGCCGAAACCGACGACAACTGGTGGGGCCGGACAAAGGCGGTACTGCTGTCGCTGCTGTGTTTCTGTATCGCTGCAGCCTCGGTGATCTGGCTGTTCCCGTGGCCGTGGATCTTCATCGGCGCACTGGCACTGTCCACCTTCTGCCTGACCCTGCTCGGCGCACTCGGCGAGCGCTACGCATCCATCGCCCAAGCCACGGTAACGCTGGCGATCTACACCATGATCGGCCTGGAGCAGCATGGCGCTACCGATCTGCACAGCGCGCTGGACGCCGTCAGCCACCTGCTGGCGGGTGCCGTCTGGTACGGACTGCTGTCGATCCTGTGGACCACGCTGTTCGCCAACCGCCCGGTGCGCGAGCGCGTGGCGCGGCTCTACATCGAACTGGGCCGCTACCTGCAGCTGAAGGCCGCCCTGTTCGAGCCGGTGCGCGAGGCCGACCTGCAACGCCGCCAGCTCGATCTGGCCGAGCAGAACCGGCGCGTGGTCGGCGCGTTGAACGAGGCCAAGACGGCGATCCTGGCCCGCTTCGGCCGCTCCGGCCGGCCCGGGGTGAACTCCGGCCTGTACCTGCGCCTGTACTACATGGCGCAGGATTTCCACGAGCGCGCCAGCTCCTCGCACTACCCGTATGGCGCGCTGGTCGACGCCTTCTTCCACAGCGACGTGCTGTACCGCTGCCAGCGCCTGCTCGACCTGCAGGGCCAGGCCTGCGCGCGGCTGGGCGAGGCGATCCGCCTGCGCCGTCCGTTCGTGTATGGCGAAAGCAACCAGCAGGCCGGGCGCGATCTGGCCGATGCGCTGGCCTACCTGCGCGACCAGCAGCGCCCGCAGTGGCAGCGCCTGCTGGGCTCGCTGGACCTGCTGGTGCACAACCTGCGCAGCATCGAGCGCCGCCTGCTGGACGCCGAACGCTCCGAGGCCAGCCTCGACAATGTCGATACGCGCCTGCGCGACAGCAATCCGCACACCCTGCGCGAGATGGGCGTGCGCCTGCGCCAGCAGCTCACGCCCGGCTCGGTGCTGTTCCGCCATGGCTTGCGCATGGCGCTGGCACTGATCGCCGGTTTCGCGGCCATCCGGCTGTTCAACGCACAGAACGGTTCTTGGGTACTGCTGACCATCGTATTCGTGTGCCGACCCAACTTCGGTGCCACCCGCCAGCGCCTGGCGCAGCGCATCGTCGGCACCGTGGCCGGCCTCGTGCTCACCTGGGCATTGCTGCAGCTGTTCCCGCAGCTGCACGTACAGCTGCTGATCGCGCTGCTGTCGGCGCTGCTGTTCTTCTTCACCCGTACCGATCGCTACCTGGTGGCATCGGCGGCGATCACCGTGATGGCCCTGACCTGCTTCAACCTGATCGGCGATGGCTTCGTGCTGATCGTGCCGCGCATGGTCGATACGCTGCTGGGCTGCGCGATCGCCGCCGCCGCCGCGTTCCTGATCCTGCCCGACTGGCAGGGCCGCCAGCTGCATCGGGTGCTGGCGCGGGTGCTGGATACCGCCGCGCGCTACCTCGATTCGGTGCTGGGCCAGTACCGCAGCGGCATGCGCGATGACCTGGCCTATCGCATCGCCCGCCGCGACATGCACAACGCCGATGCCGCGCTGTCCACCGCGCTGTCGAACATGCTGCGTGAGCCCGGCCACGTGCGCCGCAACCTGGATGCCGGCTTCCACTTCCTGGCCCTGTCCAACACCCTGCTGGGCCACCTCTCGGCGCTTGGCGCGCACCGCGACCAGGTGGACAGCTACGCCAGTGATCCGCTGGCATTGGCGGCCGGTGATCGCGTGCGCAAGGCGCTGCAGCAGCTGGCCACCGCCCTGGCCGCACGCCAGCCAGTCGCCGAAGATGACAACGATGCCGATCGCGCGGTGGCCGCCGAGCTGGAACAGATCGATGAGGCGATGCCGCCGAAGCTGCAGCTGATACGCACGCAGATGGCGCTGGTGCTGCGGTTGCTGCCGAAAGTGCGGGCGGCGGCGAATGAGGCAGTGCGTACGCTCACCTGA